A DNA window from Branchiostoma lanceolatum isolate klBraLanc5 chromosome 17, klBraLanc5.hap2, whole genome shotgun sequence contains the following coding sequences:
- the LOC136423251 gene encoding uncharacterized protein, translating to HARGRSRVIGHSSGDKLDRTSLLPDLERDLRLTKRSAYATGAAVNLNCQFRTYLLFCLHFKLEPFPANWHQLSLYGQFLSRSFKSPQTILNYLSGVRSLHKFLGLDCPTPSDFELSITVRGIRKALAHKPSPKLPITPPIPLAIYSKLDLQNALDLACWAAYLIMFFSFMRASNLAAPSRAKFDPTKQLCSGDISLTANGLVIRANWSKTIQFWERTIEVPLAAMPGSPLCPVAAYSKLCSRVPPLPTDPAISVLSQGATVPVTKPRLESRLTQLITSLNLPPSKFSLHSFRRGGCTWAYLAGVPKELLSRHGDWRSDAISVY from the coding sequence CATGCGCGCGGTAGATCCCGAGTAATTGGCCACTCGAGCGGGGACAAGCTGGACCGAACCAGCCTTTTGCCAGACCTGGAGCGAGACCTGCGGCTGACCAAACGCTCCGCCTACGCCACCGGTGCCGCCGTCAACTTGAACTGCCAATTCCGCACGTACCTCCTCTTCTGTCTTCATTTTAAACTCGAACCGTTCCCCGCCAATTGGCACCAGCTGAGCCTGTATGGCCAATTCCTCAGCCGCAGCTTCAAATCGCCCCAGACCATCTTGAATTACCTCAGCGGCGTTCGCTCGCTGCACAAGTTCCTCGGCCTGGACTGCCCCACCCCCTCCGACTTTGAATTATCCATCACTGTCCGAGGAATCCGTAAAGCTTTGGCGCACAAACCATCGCCAAAACTCCCAATCACACCTCCTATCCCCCTGGCCATCTACTCTAAACTAGATCTCCAGAATGCCCTCGACCTCGCCTGCTGGGCGGCCTACCTGATTATGTTCTTCAGCTTCATGCGCGCGTCGAACCTAGCTGCCCCCTCCCGCGCAAAATTCGACCCAACGAAACAATTATGTTCGGGCGATATTTCCCTCACGGCCAACGGATTGGTCATCCGAGCTAACTGGTCCAAAACAATCCAATTCTGGGAACGCACAATTGAAGTTCCCCTCGCCGCTATGCCCGGCTCCCCACTCTGCCCTGTGGCGGCCTACTCCAAGCTCTGCTCCAGGGTTCCTCCGCTCCCCACCGACCCTGCGATTTCTGTCCTCTCCCAAGGTGCCACCGTTCCAGTAACGAAACCCAGACTGGAATCAAGATTGACCCAGCTCATAACCTCACTCAACCTTCCGCCTTCCAAATTCTCACTCCACAGCTTTCGCAGGGGTGGGTGCACCTGGGCTTACTTGGCTGGCGTTCCAAAAGAGCTCCTCTCCCGCCACGGTGATTGGCGCTCTGACGCCATCTCCGTCTACTAG
- the LOC136423200 gene encoding arylamine N-acetyltransferase, liver isozyme-like isoform X1 has protein sequence MNKTLYGKTASGFFFQGRETHIVPRCDNRTMLTREEALVFLAEDLGINGVEKRLLDDKLGLLNDIIRSYHNFAPFQNLTLLSTEENDRAAPSAEQVKQDVLSGKGGLCMTQNFFVYFLLQALGYDVFLMSSDVSYPKNHVVVGARNVTEEDDVYLVEAGCGYPTFQAIPLNFPEESPAYEHSFIEYKFVRKGELIERQHRRGETRPLGPGQQPWDWRRYYDFTLLPREVEFFREPMNTVCTVPGTSPFLQSLRVITFQEDRLWAIKDWSLLVEQEDHTLKETKIQSMSEMMAIIEDLAPKIDQAIVLKALAQWQEVI, from the exons atgaacaagaccttatatggcaagaccgcgagtggatttttttttcagggacGTGAAACACATATTGTCCCCAGGTGTGACAATAGG ACCATGCTTACCCGGGAGGAGGCACTGGTATTCTTGGCGGAAGATCTTGGGATCAACGGGGTAGAGAAGAGACTCCTGGATGACAAGCTTGGTCTTCTGAATGACATCATCCGCTCCTATCACAACTTCGCACCCTTTCAAAACCTAACGCTCCTTTCTACGGAAGAAAATGACAGGGCCGCCCcttcagcagagcaagtcaAACAAGACGTGTTGTCGGGAAAAGGCGGACTATGCATGACACAGAACTTTTTCGTCTACTTCTTGCTACAAGCGTTAGGATATGATGTCTTCTTAATGTCATCGGATGTTTCATATCCGAAAAACCACGTCGTTGTCGGGGCGCGAAACGTGACAGAAGAAGATGACGTCTATCTAGTGGAAGCCGGCTGCGGTTATCCAACATTCCAGGCGATACCTCTGAATTTCCCGGAAGAGTCTCCGGCGTACGAACACTCATTTATAGAGTACAAGTTCGTGAGAAAGGGGGAGCTGATCGAAAGACAACATCGTCGAGGGGAAACACGTCCCTTGGGTCCTGGACAACAACCCTGGGACTGGCGCCGCTACTACGACTTTACGCTCCTGCCAAGGGAAGTGGAGTTTTTCCGGGAACCCATGAATACGGTCTGCACTGTTCCGGGAACGTCGCCGTTTCTGCAAAGCCTGCGCGTCATCACGTTTCAGGAGGACAGGCTGTGGGCGATCAAGGACTGGTCCCTGTTGGTGGAACAAGAGGACCATACACTCAAGGAAACCAAGATTCAGTCCAtgtcagaaatgatggcgatCATCGAGGATCTGGCGCCCAAGATCGACCAAGCTATAGTTTTAAAAGCTTTAGCACAGTGGCAGGAAGTTATATAG
- the LOC136423200 gene encoding arylamine N-acetyltransferase, liver isozyme-like isoform X2 — translation MLTREEALVFLAEDLGINGVEKRLLDDKLGLLNDIIRSYHNFAPFQNLTLLSTEENDRAAPSAEQVKQDVLSGKGGLCMTQNFFVYFLLQALGYDVFLMSSDVSYPKNHVVVGARNVTEEDDVYLVEAGCGYPTFQAIPLNFPEESPAYEHSFIEYKFVRKGELIERQHRRGETRPLGPGQQPWDWRRYYDFTLLPREVEFFREPMNTVCTVPGTSPFLQSLRVITFQEDRLWAIKDWSLLVEQEDHTLKETKIQSMSEMMAIIEDLAPKIDQAIVLKALAQWQEVI, via the coding sequence ATGCTTACCCGGGAGGAGGCACTGGTATTCTTGGCGGAAGATCTTGGGATCAACGGGGTAGAGAAGAGACTCCTGGATGACAAGCTTGGTCTTCTGAATGACATCATCCGCTCCTATCACAACTTCGCACCCTTTCAAAACCTAACGCTCCTTTCTACGGAAGAAAATGACAGGGCCGCCCcttcagcagagcaagtcaAACAAGACGTGTTGTCGGGAAAAGGCGGACTATGCATGACACAGAACTTTTTCGTCTACTTCTTGCTACAAGCGTTAGGATATGATGTCTTCTTAATGTCATCGGATGTTTCATATCCGAAAAACCACGTCGTTGTCGGGGCGCGAAACGTGACAGAAGAAGATGACGTCTATCTAGTGGAAGCCGGCTGCGGTTATCCAACATTCCAGGCGATACCTCTGAATTTCCCGGAAGAGTCTCCGGCGTACGAACACTCATTTATAGAGTACAAGTTCGTGAGAAAGGGGGAGCTGATCGAAAGACAACATCGTCGAGGGGAAACACGTCCCTTGGGTCCTGGACAACAACCCTGGGACTGGCGCCGCTACTACGACTTTACGCTCCTGCCAAGGGAAGTGGAGTTTTTCCGGGAACCCATGAATACGGTCTGCACTGTTCCGGGAACGTCGCCGTTTCTGCAAAGCCTGCGCGTCATCACGTTTCAGGAGGACAGGCTGTGGGCGATCAAGGACTGGTCCCTGTTGGTGGAACAAGAGGACCATACACTCAAGGAAACCAAGATTCAGTCCAtgtcagaaatgatggcgatCATCGAGGATCTGGCGCCCAAGATCGACCAAGCTATAGTTTTAAAAGCTTTAGCACAGTGGCAGGAAGTTATATAG